In Hallerella succinigenes, the following are encoded in one genomic region:
- a CDS encoding ORF6N domain-containing protein — translation MKKDVAASATEAVAPKKPEFSLIDEDLLKSRIYTIRGVKVMLDADLAEIYGYSTKDFNRQVKNNIEKFDEDFRFRLNSEEFESLKSKIWTSSDESKVEPQGILRCKNCTSSWGGARYAPYAFTEQGIYMLMTVLKGEQATAQSKALIRLFKQMKDYIAAENKQLLGNNGIAQIALQTAQNTRDIAKHSAGIRELSGEVHDMRENLGKVNLDLQKVMANFVDPSTFKHFLILNGQRLEADVAYTQIYGMAKKSVLIVDDYLDVKTLDLLRCVAKGVSVKIFSEQHGRTRLTESMLADFRAARPDVELSDVRATGNMFHDRYIYLDFGTDTEKLFHCGASSKDAGNKITTIMQLEDVAGYHTLFERLLREGE, via the coding sequence ATGAAGAAAGATGTTGCGGCCAGTGCGACCGAGGCCGTTGCGCCGAAAAAGCCCGAATTTTCCCTGATAGACGAGGATTTGCTCAAGTCGCGAATATATACCATCCGCGGGGTAAAGGTCATGCTCGATGCCGATTTGGCAGAGATTTACGGGTATAGCACGAAAGATTTTAACAGACAAGTCAAGAACAATATCGAAAAATTCGATGAAGATTTTCGGTTTCGGCTGAATTCAGAGGAATTTGAAAGCTTGAAGTCCAAAATTTGGACCTCAAGTGATGAGAGCAAAGTTGAACCGCAAGGTATCTTGAGGTGCAAAAATTGCACCTCAAGTTGGGGTGGCGCCAGGTACGCTCCCTACGCCTTCACCGAGCAGGGCATCTACATGCTCATGACGGTTCTTAAGGGCGAGCAGGCGACCGCACAGAGCAAGGCCCTCATCCGTCTTTTCAAGCAGATGAAGGACTACATTGCAGCGGAAAACAAGCAATTGCTAGGAAATAACGGAATTGCCCAAATCGCATTGCAGACTGCACAAAATACGAGGGATATCGCGAAACATTCTGCCGGTATTAGGGAACTTTCTGGTGAAGTTCATGATATGCGTGAAAATCTCGGAAAGGTGAACCTGGACCTGCAAAAAGTCATGGCGAATTTCGTTGACCCGAGCACCTTCAAACACTTTCTGATTCTGAACGGGCAGCGGCTTGAGGCAGATGTCGCCTATACGCAAATCTACGGTATGGCAAAAAAGTCGGTGCTGATTGTGGATGACTATCTGGATGTAAAGACGCTTGATTTGCTGCGGTGCGTAGCGAAGGGTGTTTCTGTCAAGATTTTCAGCGAACAGCACGGTCGCACCCGCCTGACCGAGAGCATGCTGGCGGACTTCAGGGCCGCCCGCCCGGATGTTGAACTTAGCGATGTTCGTGCCACGGGAAACATGTTCCACGACAGGTATATCTACCTGGATTTCGGGACAGACACCGAGAAACTTTTCCACTGCGGGGCATCTTCCAAAGATGCCGGCAACAAGATCACGACCATCATGCAGCTGGAGGATGTCGCGGGGTATCATACACTGTTTGAAAGGCTGCTGCGAGAGGGGGAATAA
- a CDS encoding isoprenyl transferase produces the protein MSNELKHVAIIMDGNGRWAKGRGLERFLGHRKGTQATIDAVKFGCDLHLEHLTLYVFSSENWQRPSKEVDYLMKLLVEMVHKELPDLMEKNVKLVVIGNINRLPDAPRSQLQHAIDETANNTGMQLNLAISYGGRLEIVDACKAIAKEVQEGKLSLDAVDESVFAKHLYLKGAPDPDLVIRTGGEFRLSNYLLWQAAYSEFYVTPTLWPDFTNEEFQKAIEFYNTRERRFGKVLHE, from the coding sequence ATGTCGAACGAACTGAAACACGTTGCTATCATTATGGACGGCAATGGCCGCTGGGCCAAAGGTCGCGGTCTTGAACGCTTTCTGGGGCATCGCAAAGGTACTCAGGCAACGATCGACGCTGTGAAATTCGGGTGCGATCTGCACTTGGAACATTTGACCCTGTACGTCTTCAGTTCCGAAAACTGGCAGCGTCCTTCAAAGGAAGTGGATTACCTGATGAAGCTCCTTGTGGAAATGGTCCACAAGGAACTTCCCGACCTCATGGAAAAAAACGTGAAGCTCGTGGTCATCGGGAACATTAACCGCTTGCCGGATGCTCCGCGGTCTCAATTGCAGCATGCGATTGATGAAACGGCAAACAATACCGGTATGCAGTTGAACTTGGCCATTTCTTACGGTGGACGTCTCGAAATCGTAGACGCTTGCAAGGCTATCGCGAAAGAAGTCCAGGAAGGCAAACTTTCCTTGGACGCTGTAGACGAATCCGTCTTTGCAAAGCATCTCTATTTGAAGGGAGCCCCGGACCCGGATCTTGTAATTCGTACCGGTGGGGAATTCCGACTTTCCAACTATTTGCTGTGGCAGGCTGCCTACAGTGAATTCTACGTCACCCCGACGCTTTGGCCGGACTTTACAAACGAAGAGTTCCAGAAGGCCATCGAGTTCTACAATACGCGCGAAAGAAGATTCGGAAAGGTTTTACATGAGTAA
- the rseP gene encoding RIP metalloprotease RseP yields the protein MESIFNNILIFMLGILSLSFLVFIHELGHFLVAKWNKVKVRTFSIGFGKKLLKFKKGDTEYCISMIPFGGYVAMEGENPDEADSNDPNSFAGKSVKARAAIAFAGPFVNIAFAFVMLIGLYMYGVEEPESSRLIVGLVVPESAAELAGVQMGDTIFEVDGNPTKGWDDFREQIGVRLGAKVPVKLLRGSDTLTLTLVPQEMVIPAQDSGKSDIRMGVGEAGIYPRHRVVVSGEPMAGSAAEKAGFLPGDTIVEIDHQWIYRHKDVVDHINGSEGKSVLVTIHRGADTLYKELSPVYNAEYKRYMIGIHMTYVMFKETHIVSRSFPEAFAKASATSWKMTTSVFRYFKRMFQGQVKVDAMSGPVTIVAVMGNVWMAGFQQFLMILALISINLGIMNLLPLAITDGGLLLFLLIEAVRGKPISQEKQAIIQRIAMAFFIALFVFITFLDLEKISLFLR from the coding sequence ATGGAATCCATATTCAACAATATTCTGATTTTTATGCTCGGCATTTTGAGCCTGAGCTTTCTCGTTTTTATTCATGAACTTGGACATTTTTTGGTGGCCAAGTGGAACAAGGTCAAGGTCAGAACCTTTTCGATCGGTTTCGGTAAAAAGCTTTTGAAGTTCAAAAAGGGTGACACGGAATATTGCATTTCGATGATCCCCTTTGGTGGCTATGTGGCGATGGAAGGCGAAAATCCGGATGAAGCGGATTCAAACGACCCGAATTCCTTTGCCGGTAAAAGTGTGAAGGCTCGTGCGGCGATTGCTTTTGCAGGTCCGTTTGTGAATATCGCATTCGCTTTTGTAATGCTGATCGGGCTTTACATGTACGGCGTCGAAGAACCGGAATCTTCCCGTTTAATCGTGGGGCTTGTCGTGCCGGAAAGCGCGGCAGAACTTGCCGGTGTTCAGATGGGCGATACAATTTTTGAAGTCGATGGCAATCCGACAAAGGGCTGGGACGATTTCCGGGAACAGATCGGTGTACGCCTTGGTGCAAAGGTTCCTGTGAAGCTTTTGCGCGGTTCCGATACGCTCACGCTCACCCTCGTTCCGCAAGAAATGGTGATACCAGCCCAGGATTCCGGTAAGAGCGATATTCGCATGGGCGTCGGCGAAGCGGGCATTTATCCGCGTCACCGCGTAGTCGTTTCTGGGGAACCGATGGCAGGGAGCGCTGCTGAAAAAGCGGGATTCCTCCCGGGCGATACGATTGTCGAAATCGATCACCAGTGGATTTACCGTCACAAGGACGTGGTCGATCACATCAATGGTTCGGAAGGTAAGTCTGTGCTGGTGACGATTCACCGTGGCGCAGATACGCTGTACAAGGAACTTTCGCCGGTTTACAATGCGGAATATAAACGTTACATGATCGGCATTCACATGACCTATGTGATGTTCAAGGAAACGCATATCGTGAGCCGTAGCTTCCCGGAAGCATTTGCCAAGGCTTCGGCGACCAGCTGGAAAATGACGACGAGCGTGTTCCGCTACTTTAAGCGGATGTTCCAGGGACAGGTCAAGGTCGATGCGATGTCTGGCCCGGTGACGATCGTCGCTGTGATGGGAAATGTCTGGATGGCTGGTTTCCAGCAGTTCTTGATGATTCTTGCCCTTATCAGTATTAACTTGGGCATTATGAACCTTCTTCCGCTTGCGATTACGGACGGTGGACTTTTGCTGTTCCTTTTGATTGAAGCGGTGCGCGGAAAACCGATTTCTCAAGAAAAGCAGGCGATCATTCAGCGCATTGCGATGGCTTTCTTCATAGCGCTCTTCGTGTTCATCACGTTCCTCGATCTGGAAAAAATTTCGCTCTTCTTGCGGTAA
- a CDS encoding glycoside hydrolase family 9 protein has product MSAQFGLKQCVPFAITLLSMASASFAATAYINQIGYRTGDAKEFTLFEGSGDVKIVDASGTTVLTVTPSAATTWAASGQSVQLVDFSDLKTPGTYSIQVGGQVLRSDLKVLDAPYVDVAKASLKWYYYQRASMALEETYAGQWKRPAGHPDTQVSLHSSTGKLGSISSPKGWYDAGDYGKYIVNSGISTYTLLALYEHFPAYFNTLKWNIPAEGSLPDLLAEIKYNLDWMLTMQDIDGGVFHKLTTLEFPGDVMPAADKAARYVVGKGTAATFDFAAVMAVAARVYKPFDAAYAEQCLTAAKSAYTWGIANPNVAFSNPYDVATGEYGDSWLEDEKLFAGTELALTTGDASYTQGGATRSVPSWGDVAGLATYEKAAHADAYGSEGSAAKDSLLKTADVFVARAETGFGVVMDYGDFVWGSNAVAANQGVWLLHAYYITGDKKYYVAANKVLDYLLGKNPLNMSFVTGYGSKSPKLPHHRPSTADGVTAPVPGMVVGGPQPGGEDIGSQSWECSDYKTGYPATSYIDHRCSYASNEVAINWNAPFAYLAFALEALNAGYVPDFAVDGITSIKTKPVVSRKANVSKARLRFSGEMLFIEKNGKRFNLNGLRIK; this is encoded by the coding sequence ATGTCCGCTCAATTCGGTTTGAAACAGTGCGTTCCATTTGCGATTACGCTTTTATCTATGGCTTCGGCCTCCTTTGCGGCGACAGCCTATATCAACCAGATCGGTTATCGTACGGGTGACGCCAAGGAATTCACCCTTTTCGAAGGCTCCGGCGATGTGAAAATCGTGGATGCAAGTGGCACGACCGTGTTGACCGTGACCCCGTCTGCTGCAACAACTTGGGCGGCAAGCGGTCAGAGCGTTCAGCTGGTGGATTTTTCGGATTTGAAGACTCCGGGCACTTATTCGATTCAAGTCGGCGGACAGGTACTCCGTTCCGATTTAAAAGTTTTGGATGCGCCGTATGTGGATGTCGCGAAAGCATCTCTGAAATGGTATTACTATCAGCGCGCATCGATGGCTCTCGAAGAAACTTATGCCGGACAGTGGAAGCGCCCGGCAGGTCACCCGGATACACAAGTTTCCTTGCACAGCTCTACGGGAAAATTGGGGAGCATCAGCAGCCCTAAGGGTTGGTACGATGCCGGTGACTATGGCAAGTACATTGTGAACTCGGGTATTTCCACGTATACGCTCCTTGCGTTGTACGAACATTTCCCGGCCTATTTCAACACGCTCAAGTGGAACATCCCTGCCGAAGGAAGCCTTCCGGATCTTCTCGCCGAAATCAAGTACAATCTGGATTGGATGCTTACCATGCAGGATATTGATGGCGGCGTTTTCCACAAGCTTACGACGCTCGAATTCCCGGGCGATGTAATGCCGGCTGCCGATAAAGCGGCTCGTTATGTGGTGGGCAAAGGGACTGCGGCGACGTTTGACTTTGCCGCGGTGATGGCAGTCGCTGCCCGTGTGTACAAACCGTTTGATGCCGCTTATGCAGAACAGTGCCTGACTGCGGCAAAGAGCGCTTACACTTGGGGCATTGCAAATCCGAACGTCGCGTTCAGCAATCCGTACGATGTAGCGACCGGGGAATATGGCGATTCCTGGCTTGAAGATGAAAAGCTCTTTGCCGGCACGGAACTCGCTTTGACGACAGGAGATGCTTCTTATACGCAGGGAGGTGCGACAAGAAGTGTTCCGAGCTGGGGCGACGTGGCTGGCCTTGCGACCTATGAAAAGGCGGCGCATGCCGATGCCTATGGCTCGGAAGGTAGTGCCGCGAAGGACAGCTTGCTCAAAACGGCGGATGTCTTTGTGGCCCGCGCAGAAACCGGTTTCGGTGTCGTGATGGATTACGGCGATTTCGTCTGGGGATCGAATGCTGTTGCGGCCAATCAGGGTGTTTGGCTGTTGCATGCTTATTACATTACCGGTGATAAGAAGTATTATGTGGCTGCAAACAAGGTCCTGGATTATCTTCTTGGCAAGAACCCGCTGAACATGTCCTTTGTGACGGGTTACGGATCCAAGTCTCCGAAACTTCCGCATCACCGTCCGAGTACGGCTGACGGCGTTACGGCTCCGGTGCCGGGCATGGTTGTGGGCGGCCCGCAGCCCGGTGGTGAAGATATCGGTTCGCAGTCCTGGGAATGCAGCGATTACAAAACGGGATATCCGGCAACTTCTTACATCGATCACCGTTGCAGCTATGCCAGTAACGAGGTCGCGATCAACTGGAACGCTCCGTTTGCTTACCTGGCGTTCGCTCTCGAAGCTTTGAATGCAGGATATGTTCCGGACTTTGCTGTCGATGGCATTACGAGCATTAAAACCAAACCGGTTGTTTCTCGCAAGGCGAACGTTTCCAAGGCGCGCCTCCGCTTTTCGGGCGAAATGCTCTTTATCGAAAAGAACGGCAAACGCTTTAACCTGAACGGTCTCCGTATCAAGTAA
- a CDS encoding phosphatidate cytidylyltransferase, with protein sequence MSNLAQRLITAFIAIPVVFFLLWFNDFSRVGLLCFLAGVGAWEWARMASKMYQGPDTRYLSFASSLALTLAWVLSEGGYFGLPAVPFVLGSTFLVSFAIYIALAYAKVKIDHLFPWLVMQLGAPLYLGLWGGMNVLMVGNGHGFEHCYAFILVMTSVWLCDTVAYFFGKFAAGKGPFGRHLFAPTISPKKTWEGSIAGSIATIAWVAYFAKCTSALSAFGVQFNWASAIALGFILTVAGQAGDLLMSALKRWSGTKDSGNLFVGHGGVLDRCDSFYLAAPTLYLMMEFLKGIA encoded by the coding sequence ATGAGTAATTTGGCCCAACGATTGATTACCGCGTTCATCGCCATTCCGGTGGTGTTCTTTTTGCTGTGGTTCAACGATTTTAGCCGTGTAGGCCTTTTGTGCTTTTTGGCTGGCGTCGGTGCCTGGGAATGGGCGCGCATGGCTTCCAAAATGTATCAAGGCCCGGATACCCGGTATCTTTCGTTTGCGTCTTCCTTGGCGTTGACCCTTGCCTGGGTGCTTTCCGAAGGGGGGTATTTTGGACTCCCGGCGGTGCCTTTTGTGCTCGGTTCCACGTTCCTTGTCAGCTTTGCCATTTATATTGCCCTTGCCTATGCGAAGGTGAAAATCGATCACCTTTTCCCATGGCTCGTGATGCAGCTCGGTGCGCCTCTTTATTTGGGACTTTGGGGTGGCATGAACGTTTTGATGGTGGGGAATGGCCACGGCTTTGAACATTGCTACGCTTTTATCCTTGTCATGACGAGCGTTTGGCTCTGCGATACGGTCGCCTATTTCTTTGGCAAGTTTGCAGCGGGCAAGGGACCTTTTGGCCGTCATCTGTTTGCTCCGACGATTAGCCCGAAGAAGACGTGGGAAGGCTCCATTGCCGGCTCCATTGCGACGATCGCCTGGGTGGCCTATTTTGCAAAGTGCACTTCGGCGCTTTCCGCTTTCGGGGTGCAGTTCAACTGGGCTTCGGCAATTGCACTCGGTTTCATTTTGACCGTCGCCGGTCAGGCTGGAGACCTTTTGATGAGCGCTCTCAAGCGTTGGAGCGGTACCAAGGATTCTGGGAATCTCTTTGTGGGTCATGGCGGAGTCCTTGATCGGTGTGATTCTTTTTACTTGGCGGCCCCGACCCTTTATTTGATGATGGAATTCCTGAAGGGTATCGCTTAA
- a CDS encoding flavodoxin family protein, which produces MNILILSGSPRKGGNTNLLVEAFVKGASPRHHVEVVSVHDYKINPCIGCNSCFAREDHKCCQKDDMQIVYEKAAAAEMLVIASPVYFYGLSAQLKAVIDRFHNPIRDTFHIHKMALLLVGAASLPELFDGILAQYRLCLNFFKLQDMGRVLVRGAKDKGDVGEIALQQAYELGKMLE; this is translated from the coding sequence ATGAACATTCTGATTCTTTCGGGTAGCCCGCGCAAGGGCGGCAATACGAATTTATTGGTGGAGGCGTTCGTGAAGGGTGCTTCGCCAAGGCACCATGTCGAAGTCGTCTCTGTTCACGATTACAAAATCAATCCTTGCATCGGGTGCAATTCGTGCTTTGCACGCGAAGACCACAAGTGCTGCCAGAAAGACGACATGCAAATTGTCTACGAAAAAGCCGCAGCTGCCGAGATGCTCGTGATTGCGTCTCCCGTGTATTTCTATGGTCTGAGTGCGCAACTCAAGGCTGTCATTGACCGGTTCCACAATCCGATCCGCGATACGTTCCACATCCACAAGATGGCCTTGCTCTTGGTCGGTGCCGCCTCGCTCCCGGAACTGTTTGACGGCATCCTCGCGCAGTACAGGCTTTGCCTCAATTTCTTCAAGTTGCAAGATATGGGCCGCGTGCTCGTGCGTGGCGCAAAGGACAAAGGCGATGTCGGGGAAATTGCCTTGCAGCAGGCGTATGAACTTGGAAAAATGTTGGAATAA
- the frr gene encoding ribosome recycling factor: MAEEYEVKMQKAVEATEREFAKIRTSVATPAILNNVMVDYYGTPTPIPQVAKVSIPEPRMLLVTPWEKPMVEAINKAILVANIGVTPMMESNCIRVAIPILTSERREELVKLARKHAEEGKVAIRNIRRDANDAIKKNKEIAEDEAKKSQEQIQKVTDAYIAKIDEILKVKEADLLAV; the protein is encoded by the coding sequence GGCTGAAGAATATGAAGTAAAGATGCAAAAGGCTGTTGAAGCTACGGAACGCGAATTCGCCAAGATCCGTACAAGCGTTGCAACTCCGGCAATCTTGAACAACGTGATGGTGGATTATTACGGCACGCCGACTCCGATTCCGCAGGTGGCAAAGGTTTCCATTCCGGAACCGCGTATGCTCCTCGTGACTCCGTGGGAAAAGCCGATGGTCGAAGCGATCAACAAGGCGATTCTCGTTGCCAATATCGGCGTAACCCCGATGATGGAAAGCAACTGCATCCGCGTCGCGATTCCTATCCTTACTTCGGAACGTCGCGAAGAACTTGTAAAGCTTGCCCGCAAGCATGCCGAAGAAGGCAAGGTCGCCATTCGCAACATCCGTCGCGATGCGAACGACGCCATCAAGAAGAACAAGGAAATCGCTGAAGACGAAGCGAAGAAGAGCCAGGAACAGATCCAGAAGGTTACCGACGCCTATATCGCAAAGATTGACGAAATCCTGAAGGTGAAAGAAGCCGACCTTCTTGCAGTGTAA
- a CDS encoding polysaccharide deacetylase family protein, whose protein sequence is MNCTKISLVAVLVWGTSFAFSQSVEIGTWAGFRKGAVSFTFDDGPKSDVEIAAPMFEKYGYRATFNIVTNWVGANGMVSWSDVQTMASAGHEIASHSESHPGNGAMPANEIASSKQVISNNVQQSYGCITLAYPNCNTPGDQQVLHNYIAGRICNASWSGGSDIMGQNGPSNWAAVPAIMTGNQGSEDLTGNIQRAVNSGGWVMFLTHGFTTGTNGYATYSPTNATVMESALGWAKQNDKDVWVAPFRNVTMYIKERNAAFIDPMDGGNADSYAFELKHSIADNISKYDYPLSLRMAQPTGWENIRVMQENAELEALIADGYIYFDAVPNAGKITISNMDALSSSSSAEESSSSATTALSEIPNHFPFAVYADNGSIAVSGAQGMSVTVFNALGNKLRSTKVLGCEQKVFSGAKGLYIVKVGSHSFKVRL, encoded by the coding sequence ATGAATTGCACAAAAATTTCTTTGGTGGCAGTACTTGTTTGGGGAACTTCTTTTGCGTTTTCCCAGTCGGTTGAAATCGGCACGTGGGCGGGCTTTAGAAAAGGCGCGGTTTCCTTTACGTTTGACGACGGACCTAAAAGCGATGTGGAAATTGCCGCTCCGATGTTTGAAAAGTACGGCTATAGGGCCACGTTCAATATTGTGACCAACTGGGTCGGTGCAAATGGAATGGTCAGCTGGAGCGATGTTCAAACCATGGCAAGCGCAGGCCATGAAATTGCAAGCCACAGCGAATCGCATCCAGGTAACGGGGCGATGCCGGCGAATGAAATTGCTTCCTCCAAACAGGTGATTTCGAACAACGTTCAGCAGTCCTATGGCTGCATCACGCTCGCTTATCCGAACTGCAATACTCCTGGCGATCAGCAGGTTTTACACAATTATATTGCGGGTAGAATCTGTAATGCAAGCTGGAGCGGAGGTTCCGATATCATGGGGCAAAATGGCCCGAGCAATTGGGCTGCCGTCCCTGCGATCATGACGGGGAATCAAGGCTCGGAGGATTTGACGGGGAACATACAGCGCGCGGTGAATAGCGGTGGCTGGGTCATGTTCCTCACGCATGGGTTCACGACGGGAACAAACGGTTATGCGACCTATTCCCCCACCAATGCGACTGTGATGGAAAGCGCGCTGGGATGGGCAAAGCAAAATGACAAGGATGTTTGGGTCGCGCCATTCCGCAACGTGACGATGTATATCAAGGAACGCAATGCGGCTTTCATCGATCCGATGGACGGTGGAAATGCGGACAGTTATGCTTTTGAATTAAAGCATTCCATTGCGGATAATATTTCAAAATACGATTACCCGCTTTCCTTGCGGATGGCACAGCCGACTGGCTGGGAAAACATTCGGGTGATGCAAGAAAATGCCGAACTCGAAGCTTTGATAGCCGATGGCTATATCTATTTTGATGCGGTTCCGAATGCGGGAAAAATCACCATTTCGAATATGGACGCTTTGAGCTCTTCCAGCTCCGCGGAGGAATCCTCTTCGAGTGCAACGACGGCTCTTTCGGAAATCCCGAACCATTTCCCGTTTGCGGTTTATGCGGATAACGGTTCCATTGCGGTTTCGGGTGCGCAGGGAATGTCTGTGACGGTGTTCAATGCTTTGGGAAATAAACTGCGTTCGACGAAGGTTTTGGGCTGTGAACAGAAGGTGTTCTCGGGAGCAAAGGGTTTGTATATCGTGAAGGTGGGCTCCCACTCCTTCAAGGTGCGCCTGTAA
- a CDS encoding DUF1349 domain-containing protein: protein MFDISKMKWVREPRNYSINQECVEMVTAPHTDLWQRTYYHFRNDNAPILQMETEEKFFSFVVKTDFSESRHRFDQCGVALYLDSENWLKASVEYENEKFQHLGSVVTNRGYSDWATTAIPADVKSMWYRLSRREDDYCIECSRDGVQFSQMRICHMLEGAGKIRFGIYACSPENSSFTARFTDMQVTECAWKAHDGQQPDM from the coding sequence ATGTTTGATATTTCTAAAATGAAATGGGTCAGGGAACCCCGGAATTATAGCATCAATCAGGAATGCGTCGAAATGGTGACCGCCCCGCATACGGACCTTTGGCAAAGGACCTACTATCATTTCAGAAACGATAACGCTCCCATTCTGCAGATGGAAACAGAAGAAAAGTTCTTTTCCTTTGTCGTCAAAACCGATTTTTCCGAAAGTCGTCATCGCTTCGATCAGTGCGGGGTGGCACTGTATCTGGATTCGGAAAATTGGCTTAAGGCGTCGGTCGAATATGAGAATGAAAAATTTCAGCACCTGGGTTCTGTCGTGACAAACCGCGGGTATTCAGACTGGGCGACGACTGCGATTCCTGCAGATGTAAAATCCATGTGGTATAGGCTCAGCAGGCGCGAAGATGACTACTGCATAGAGTGCTCTCGGGACGGGGTGCAGTTTTCCCAAATGCGGATTTGCCACATGCTCGAAGGAGCCGGAAAAATTCGGTTTGGCATATATGCATGCAGCCCGGAAAATTCCAGCTTCACGGCTCGATTTACGGATATGCAGGTGACGGAATGCGCATGGAAAGCGCACGACGGCCAGCAACCGGATATGTAA
- a CDS encoding 1-deoxy-D-xylulose-5-phosphate reductoisomerase, translating into MKNVALLGATGSIGTSTIGVLKQHPERFKLYAVAANRNWKQVAQIAREMDVERFCMFEPEAAKALSKELGKPVLTGMDGLCELASDPKTDIVLNSLMGSVGCLPTLSAIRASKHIALANKETLVMAGEVITAALKANPKAYLTPVDSEHNAIFQCLADRPKEEVEELQITASGGPFREWPIEKFKDIRLEDALNHPVWSMGKKITIDSASMMNKGLEIIEAHFLFDIPYEQIKVVVHPQSRVHSLVQFRDGSLIAQLGAPDMKIPIQCAMTWPERIPLETDRLDLAELGKLTFFKPDFEKFRCLALAMECGKKGGLYTATMNAANEVLVNAFLEKKIGFMDIPNGVEKIVEKTPTVVNLDLETILAADAEARKLAAELIP; encoded by the coding sequence ATGAAAAATGTCGCCCTTCTCGGTGCTACGGGTTCGATCGGAACTTCGACCATTGGCGTTTTGAAGCAGCATCCGGAGCGTTTTAAGCTTTATGCAGTCGCTGCCAACCGCAACTGGAAACAGGTCGCGCAGATTGCCCGTGAAATGGATGTGGAACGTTTTTGCATGTTCGAGCCGGAAGCCGCCAAGGCTCTTTCGAAGGAACTCGGAAAGCCTGTGCTCACCGGCATGGACGGCCTTTGTGAACTTGCAAGCGATCCGAAGACTGACATCGTTTTGAACTCTTTGATGGGTTCCGTCGGCTGCCTCCCGACACTTTCCGCCATTCGCGCATCCAAGCACATCGCTCTTGCCAACAAGGAAACATTGGTGATGGCGGGCGAAGTGATTACTGCCGCTCTCAAGGCGAACCCGAAGGCTTACCTGACTCCGGTCGATTCTGAACACAACGCTATTTTCCAGTGCCTTGCCGACCGTCCGAAGGAAGAAGTCGAAGAACTGCAGATCACCGCATCGGGTGGACCTTTCCGCGAATGGCCCATTGAAAAATTCAAGGACATTCGCCTGGAAGATGCTTTGAACCATCCGGTCTGGAGTATGGGCAAAAAGATCACGATTGATTCCGCGAGCATGATGAACAAGGGCCTTGAAATCATCGAGGCGCACTTCCTGTTCGACATTCCGTATGAACAGATCAAGGTTGTGGTGCATCCGCAGAGCCGTGTGCATTCCTTAGTCCAGTTTCGTGATGGCAGCCTCATAGCTCAGCTCGGCGCTCCGGACATGAAGATTCCTATCCAGTGCGCTATGACCTGGCCGGAACGCATTCCGCTCGAAACGGACCGCTTGGATCTTGCTGAACTTGGAAAGCTCACGTTCTTCAAACCGGACTTTGAAAAGTTCCGCTGCCTCGCCCTCGCGATGGAATGCGGTAAAAAAGGTGGGCTTTATACAGCGACGATGAACGCTGCAAACGAAGTGCTCGTAAACGCATTCCTCGAAAAGAAGATCGGCTTTATGGACATTCCGAACGGCGTCGAAAAGATCGTGGAAAAGACCCCGACCGTTGTGAATCTCGATTTGGAAACGATTCTGGCTGCCGATGCGGAAGCGCGTAAACTGGCCGCAGAACTCATTCCGTAA
- a CDS encoding GNAT family N-acetyltransferase, with product MKNYTIRTEQPRDFKTVENLTREAFWNVYRLGCTEHYVLHCYRSEPDFVPELSLVLEVDGEIIGHVMYAWSHIDADDGRKIRMMTFGPISIRPDYKRKGYGKTLLDHSMRIAAEMGAGCLLICGNIAFYGKSGFVVASTRGIRYADDPESDAPYFLCKELQEGFLDGITGSYRDPEPYFVAMRNPEAFEKYDAEFPPKEKLVLPGQL from the coding sequence GTGAAAAATTACACCATCCGCACGGAACAACCGCGCGACTTTAAGACCGTCGAAAACCTTACCCGCGAAGCCTTCTGGAACGTGTACCGTCTTGGATGCACCGAGCATTACGTGCTGCACTGCTACAGGAGCGAGCCCGACTTTGTGCCGGAACTCTCGCTCGTACTGGAAGTGGACGGCGAAATCATCGGCCACGTGATGTACGCGTGGTCGCACATCGACGCCGACGACGGGCGCAAAATCCGCATGATGACCTTCGGACCCATCAGCATCCGCCCCGACTACAAGCGCAAGGGATACGGGAAAACATTGCTCGACCATTCCATGCGAATTGCCGCCGAGATGGGCGCGGGCTGCCTCCTGATTTGCGGGAACATCGCGTTCTACGGCAAGAGCGGCTTTGTGGTCGCGAGCACCAGGGGAATCCGCTACGCCGACGACCCCGAAAGCGACGCGCCTTACTTCCTCTGCAAAGAACTGCAAGAAGGGTTCCTCGACGGAATCACCGGCAGCTACCGCGATCCCGAACCGTACTTTGTCGCCATGCGCAACCCCGAAGCGTTCGAGAAGTACGACGCGGAATTCCCGCCGAAGGAAAAGCTCGTGCTGCCCGGGCAACTCTAA